In Chitinophaga varians, the following are encoded in one genomic region:
- a CDS encoding RagB/SusD family nutrient uptake outer membrane protein — protein sequence MKINIVILLACLLLVTGCKDLLVPEIENIRDLNPGKYPPNDAALPFGVLLNGYNRIPTNSWSFNDVATDDAVTNDQSNSFLKIANGQWTANNNPLSQWTNAYAAIQYLNIVLRDVDTVRWVSDPIVSKLFAMRIKGEAAGLRALFYYHLLQAHAGVSESGAVLGVPIITAVQGPNADFNTPRATFEACMKQIYSDLSMADDLLPLDYENIAGAAFIPAKYGTITKEQYDRAFGSAFRGFFTGRVAKAIRSKAALLAASPAFSAGSTTTWADAADYAGEVLYLKGGVSALASNGLTWYANASEIAGLADGANPAEILWRNNYGDNRDLEQANYPPGLFGNGRINPTQNLVDAFPMANGIPITNTGSGYDATKPYANRDPRLRMFILVNGGTAGPNNTVISTAADGGTNDGLNIVGTSTRTGYYLRKLLRQDVNLNPTSTNNQRHYKPHIRYTEIFLNYAEAANEAWGPLGAGRYGISAYDVIRAIRKRAGVGTTNGDAWLEEAKGSKDLMRDLIRNERRIELCFEGFRFWDLRRWKVDLGETARGVSIKNNVSAVINVEPRQFQPFMAYGPIPYGEILKFGALEQNKGWR from the coding sequence CTCCCAATGACGCGGCGCTGCCATTTGGCGTATTGCTCAACGGTTATAACCGGATACCCACTAATTCCTGGTCATTTAATGATGTGGCCACTGACGACGCAGTGACAAATGACCAGAGCAACAGTTTCCTGAAAATAGCGAACGGACAGTGGACGGCCAATAACAATCCGTTGAGCCAGTGGACCAACGCCTATGCGGCTATCCAGTATCTTAACATCGTCTTGCGCGACGTGGATACGGTACGCTGGGTGTCAGATCCCATAGTAAGTAAATTATTTGCCATGCGGATAAAAGGGGAGGCCGCCGGTTTGCGCGCTCTTTTCTATTACCATCTGCTGCAGGCCCACGCCGGTGTATCTGAAAGCGGCGCTGTGCTGGGAGTACCCATTATTACCGCAGTGCAGGGGCCTAATGCTGATTTCAATACGCCCAGGGCAACCTTTGAGGCTTGTATGAAACAAATTTACAGTGACCTGTCGATGGCGGACGATTTGCTTCCGCTGGATTACGAAAATATTGCAGGTGCCGCATTCATTCCTGCGAAGTATGGCACTATTACCAAAGAGCAGTATGACCGTGCTTTCGGCTCCGCTTTCCGGGGATTCTTCACGGGGCGCGTAGCAAAGGCAATCCGGTCAAAGGCCGCATTACTGGCTGCCAGTCCGGCTTTCAGTGCAGGTAGCACCACTACCTGGGCCGATGCGGCCGACTATGCAGGAGAAGTGCTTTATCTGAAAGGTGGCGTCAGCGCTTTGGCTTCCAATGGCCTTACCTGGTATGCCAATGCAAGTGAAATTGCCGGTCTCGCTGATGGCGCCAACCCCGCTGAAATACTCTGGAGGAACAATTACGGCGATAACCGCGACCTGGAGCAGGCTAACTATCCACCGGGACTGTTTGGCAATGGGCGTATCAATCCAACACAAAACCTGGTAGACGCTTTTCCTATGGCTAACGGAATACCGATTACCAATACCGGCAGCGGTTATGATGCAACGAAACCATACGCCAATAGAGACCCCCGGCTACGCATGTTTATTTTAGTGAATGGCGGTACCGCCGGGCCGAATAATACCGTCATCAGTACTGCTGCGGACGGTGGCACAAATGATGGGCTCAACATAGTGGGAACATCTACCAGGACCGGTTATTATCTCCGCAAGCTGTTGCGGCAGGACGTAAACCTGAATCCTACTTCCACCAACAACCAGCGGCACTACAAGCCGCATATCCGGTATACGGAGATTTTTCTCAACTACGCAGAGGCGGCCAATGAAGCCTGGGGCCCGTTAGGAGCCGGAAGGTATGGCATCTCCGCCTATGATGTGATCAGGGCTATCCGGAAAAGAGCCGGTGTAGGCACCACCAATGGCGATGCCTGGCTGGAAGAAGCGAAAGGCAGTAAAGACCTGATGAGAGACCTTATCAGGAATGAGCGGAGAATAGAATTGTGCTTTGAAGGGTTTCGCTTCTGGGACCTGCGCCGCTGGAAGGTGGACCTTGGCGAAACGGCTAGGGGAGTGAGCATAAAGAATAATGTTTCGGCCGTGATAAATGTGGAGCCCAGGCAGTTCCAGCCATTCATGGCTTATGGCCCCATACCTTATGGAGAAATACTGAAGTTTGGCGCGCTGGAACAAAACAAAGGCTGGCGTTAA
- a CDS encoding DUF5627 domain-containing protein, which produces MKKFLMPVVLLLLAACNKNVTFPDYPYQTVYFAYQYPVRTITFGEDIFSTELDNQRKCKIMAATGGVYYSKNDVNISIAVDNTLLGNGLLFGAGKDEILPMPAKYYSLADNKIIIPKGSLAGGVEVQLADAFFNDPKAIKNTYVIPLRITDKSGADSVLSGKDFILYAVKYVNEWHGNYLRRGKDVVSGSVNQTIVRHKEYVEKDEVNKLSTRSMKELEFPVVYKDKDGNNINCTLLLSFQDGGKCTVSAVTANISATGDGQFVKRGEKNSWGNKDRDALYLTYQVTLPGMQVSSSDTLVLRDRSVTMETFTPVSK; this is translated from the coding sequence ATGAAAAAGTTTTTAATGCCCGTGGTATTACTGCTGCTCGCAGCATGTAACAAAAACGTAACGTTTCCCGACTATCCTTATCAAACGGTATACTTCGCTTATCAATACCCCGTGCGCACCATCACTTTCGGAGAAGATATCTTCAGCACAGAGCTGGATAACCAGCGGAAATGTAAAATCATGGCTGCAACGGGTGGTGTTTATTACAGCAAAAACGATGTGAACATCAGTATAGCGGTAGATAATACCCTGTTGGGGAACGGGTTGCTGTTTGGCGCCGGTAAAGATGAGATTCTGCCCATGCCCGCTAAGTATTATTCATTGGCAGACAACAAAATCATTATTCCCAAAGGCAGCCTGGCCGGCGGCGTGGAAGTGCAGCTGGCGGACGCCTTTTTTAATGATCCGAAGGCAATTAAGAATACCTATGTGATTCCATTACGTATAACCGATAAATCAGGCGCGGATTCTGTCCTGAGCGGAAAAGATTTTATTCTGTATGCCGTCAAATACGTGAATGAGTGGCATGGTAACTACCTGCGCAGAGGGAAAGATGTTGTATCAGGAAGCGTAAATCAAACCATCGTGCGGCATAAGGAGTATGTGGAAAAAGATGAGGTCAATAAGTTAAGTACAAGGTCCATGAAGGAACTGGAGTTTCCGGTAGTATACAAAGACAAAGACGGCAATAACATCAACTGTACGTTGCTGCTCTCCTTCCAGGACGGCGGGAAATGTACGGTTTCTGCAGTAACCGCCAATATCAGCGCTACGGGAGATGGACAATTTGTAAAGAGGGGAGAGAAGAACAGCTGGGGAAACAAAGACCGCGATGCGCTTTATCTTACCTACCAGGTTACCCTGCCTGGTATGCAGGTGTCTTCATCGGACACGCTGGTACTCAGGGACCGGTCTGTCACCATGGAAACATTTACGCCTGTGAGTAAATAA